A portion of the Mycobacterium paraseoulense genome contains these proteins:
- a CDS encoding acyl-CoA dehydrogenase family protein, with amino-acid sequence MRATPTGEQREFASSLRALLAAECSVSLVRALNEPAADRRIPRLWKALTDAGVLGLAIGEEYGGSGGSLDDLAVFYTEAGRALCPTAVHSSIHAALAIDQLGRPEAKQAWLPRLASGAVRGTTALWGAHDAAVVSPALRAEPASTRWRLNGAADYVADADAADVIVISAAAQSCSLVFLIDTRAPGVTMEPLAMAGGHRACSVRFDDVTVGADALAGEVTAAALRRLANTAVALGSLDLVGVGQAVIERTVDYTKLRHQFGRPIASFQAAQHLVADMHIALAAARLAAHAAVFWIARGRTATRETAIARMHAAGAARLITLDAHQLHGGMGYVTETDLHLWSERARLGSTWGGGTDVAASWLEETLDENTEERR; translated from the coding sequence ATGAGAGCGACGCCCACCGGCGAACAGCGCGAGTTCGCTTCCTCGCTGCGCGCCCTGCTGGCCGCCGAGTGTTCCGTGTCGCTGGTGCGCGCACTCAACGAACCGGCCGCCGACCGTCGCATCCCGCGGCTGTGGAAGGCGCTGACCGACGCCGGTGTTCTCGGGCTGGCCATCGGCGAGGAATACGGCGGCTCCGGCGGCTCGCTGGACGATCTCGCCGTCTTCTACACCGAGGCCGGCCGCGCGCTGTGCCCGACGGCCGTCCACAGCAGCATCCACGCCGCCCTCGCGATCGATCAGCTCGGCCGCCCGGAGGCCAAGCAGGCCTGGCTGCCGCGCCTGGCGTCCGGCGCCGTCCGCGGCACCACCGCGCTGTGGGGCGCGCACGACGCCGCGGTGGTGTCGCCCGCGCTGCGGGCCGAGCCGGCGTCCACGCGATGGCGGCTCAACGGCGCCGCGGACTACGTCGCCGACGCCGACGCCGCCGATGTCATCGTGATATCGGCTGCGGCGCAATCGTGTTCGCTGGTGTTTCTCATCGACACCCGTGCACCCGGTGTGACGATGGAACCGCTCGCCATGGCGGGCGGGCACCGGGCATGCAGCGTGCGCTTCGACGACGTCACTGTCGGCGCCGACGCGCTGGCGGGCGAGGTCACCGCCGCGGCCTTGCGGCGCCTGGCCAACACGGCGGTGGCATTGGGGTCGCTCGACCTGGTGGGGGTCGGGCAGGCCGTCATCGAGCGCACCGTCGACTACACCAAGCTCCGGCACCAATTCGGCCGGCCCATCGCGTCGTTCCAGGCCGCCCAGCACTTGGTCGCCGACATGCACATCGCCCTGGCGGCGGCGCGGCTGGCCGCCCACGCGGCGGTCTTCTGGATCGCCCGCGGCCGCACGGCGACGAGGGAGACGGCGATCGCGCGCATGCACGCCGCCGGCGCGGCCAGGTTGATCACCCTGGATGCCCACCAGTTGCACGGCGGCATGGGGTATGTCACCGAGACCGACCTGCACCTGTGGTCCGAACGGGCGCGGCTGGGCTCGACGTGGGGCGGCGGAACCGATGTCGCCGCGTCGTGGCTCGAGGAGACGTTGGACGAGAACACCGAGGAGCGCCGGTGA
- a CDS encoding alpha/beta hydrolase, with protein sequence MDDPFDGVRAMLRELDAGFPRVETMTAAQARAAVAERRRPVDNLDDVRRTEERSIPGPAGSIPVRIYHPHGEPQDDRAAIVFCHGGGFVLCDIDSHDGFCRALSRGTRAVVVSVDYRLAPEHPAPAAALDAFAAFRWVVDHASELGIDPARTAIAGDSAGGNLAAVTAIRCRESAVAGPAAQLLVYPVIDPSFDTDSYRRCATGFFLTAAAMQWYWRQYLGTGTACAETALVAPARVDSHADLPPAVIVTAGLDPLHSEGCDYARRLRDAGVPVVHRDFPGLFHGFLTIPSFPPAASALDLICADLRGLLRSTVGEAT encoded by the coding sequence ATGGACGACCCCTTTGACGGCGTCCGGGCGATGTTGCGCGAGTTGGACGCGGGATTCCCGCGCGTCGAGACCATGACCGCCGCGCAGGCCCGCGCGGCCGTCGCCGAGCGGCGCCGGCCCGTCGACAACCTCGACGACGTCCGCCGCACCGAAGAACGGTCGATTCCCGGCCCCGCCGGCAGCATCCCGGTGCGGATCTATCACCCGCACGGCGAGCCACAGGACGACCGCGCCGCGATCGTGTTCTGCCATGGCGGTGGATTCGTGTTGTGCGACATCGACTCCCACGACGGCTTCTGCCGTGCCCTGTCCCGCGGCACCCGGGCGGTCGTCGTGTCGGTCGACTACCGGCTCGCCCCCGAACACCCCGCTCCAGCGGCCGCCCTGGACGCCTTCGCGGCGTTCCGCTGGGTGGTCGACCACGCGTCCGAACTGGGCATCGACCCGGCGCGGACGGCCATCGCCGGAGACAGCGCCGGCGGCAACCTCGCCGCGGTCACCGCCATTCGGTGCCGGGAAAGCGCGGTGGCCGGGCCCGCCGCGCAACTCCTGGTCTATCCGGTCATCGATCCGAGTTTCGACACCGACAGCTATCGGCGCTGTGCCACCGGTTTCTTCCTGACCGCCGCCGCCATGCAGTGGTACTGGCGCCAGTACCTCGGCACCGGAACCGCCTGTGCCGAAACGGCTTTGGTGGCACCGGCCCGCGTGGATTCGCACGCCGACCTCCCACCCGCGGTGATCGTCACCGCCGGCCTCGATCCGCTGCACAGCGAGGGGTGCGACTACGCGCGCCGGCTACGCGACGCCGGGGTGCCCGTGGTGCACCGTGATTTCCCGGGTCTGTTCCACGGCTTCCTGACCATCCCGTCCTTCCCACCGGCGGCCTCGGCGCTCGACCTGATCTGTGCCGACCTTCGTGGGCTGCTCCGGTCGACCGTCGGCGAGGCGACATGA
- a CDS encoding Zn-ribbon domain-containing OB-fold protein, translated as MDIPVPEPTPVSRPFWDALARHRILIQYSPSLGRYVFYPRTLAPGTLADDLEWREIDGAGTLYTFTIARRPTGPPWADALPQLPAVVRWDAGPKVSTELVDVEPGDVHIGMRVAPVFYDLPEDGITLLKYRPA; from the coding sequence ATGGACATCCCCGTTCCCGAACCGACGCCGGTGTCGCGGCCCTTCTGGGATGCCCTGGCCCGGCACCGCATCCTGATCCAGTACTCGCCCTCGCTGGGGCGCTACGTGTTCTATCCGCGCACACTCGCCCCGGGAACGTTGGCCGACGACCTGGAATGGCGTGAAATCGACGGCGCCGGAACGCTGTACACGTTCACGATCGCCCGCCGGCCCACCGGCCCGCCCTGGGCGGACGCGCTGCCACAGCTGCCCGCCGTCGTGCGGTGGGACGCCGGACCGAAAGTCAGCACCGAATTGGTCGACGTCGAGCCAGGCGACGTCCATATCGGCATGCGGGTCGCGCCGGTGTTCTACGATCTGCCCGAAGACGGAATCACCCTATTGAAGTACCGGCCGGCGTGA
- a CDS encoding thiolase family protein: MTGLRGEAAIVGIAELPAERRPTRTPLFTLDQYALLAKMVIEDAGVDAARVNGLLTHGIAESAMFAPATLCEYLGLALDFGERVDLGGATAAGMIWRAAAAVELGICDTVLAVVPGSASQPQSEKRPPPAPNWYGASSNNYGSPQAEFEIPYGNVGQNAPYAQIAQRYGAEFGYDPAAVAKIAVDQRANACAHPGAVFHGTPITVDDVLGSPMIADPIHMLETVMRVHGGAGVLIADADIARRGRHRPVWITGFGEHIAFKTPTYAEDLLRTPIARAADRAFAMAGLTRSDVDVASIYDCYTITVLMTLEDAGFCDKGRGMSWIAGRDLTCRGDFPLNTAGGQLSFGQAGMAGGMHHVVDGARQIMGRARDAQVRDCHTAFVTGNGGIMSEQVALLMRGD, encoded by the coding sequence GTGACCGGCCTGCGCGGCGAGGCCGCGATCGTCGGCATCGCCGAACTGCCGGCCGAACGCCGTCCCACCCGCACGCCGCTGTTCACCCTCGACCAGTACGCGTTGCTCGCCAAGATGGTGATCGAGGACGCCGGCGTCGACGCCGCACGCGTCAACGGCTTGCTGACCCACGGCATCGCCGAGTCGGCGATGTTCGCGCCGGCCACGCTGTGTGAATACCTCGGGCTGGCACTGGATTTCGGCGAGCGGGTCGACCTCGGCGGGGCCACTGCGGCGGGCATGATCTGGCGGGCCGCGGCCGCCGTGGAGCTCGGTATCTGCGACACGGTGCTGGCCGTGGTGCCCGGATCGGCATCGCAACCGCAGTCCGAGAAGCGGCCGCCGCCGGCCCCGAATTGGTACGGGGCGTCGTCGAACAACTACGGGTCCCCGCAGGCGGAATTCGAGATCCCCTACGGCAACGTGGGGCAGAACGCGCCGTATGCGCAGATCGCCCAGCGCTACGGCGCCGAGTTCGGCTACGACCCCGCGGCGGTGGCCAAGATCGCCGTCGACCAACGCGCCAACGCCTGCGCCCATCCCGGCGCGGTCTTCCACGGCACCCCGATCACGGTCGACGACGTCCTCGGAAGCCCGATGATCGCCGACCCCATTCACATGCTGGAGACCGTGATGCGGGTGCACGGGGGAGCGGGCGTCCTGATCGCCGACGCCGACATCGCCCGGCGCGGCCGCCACCGCCCCGTGTGGATCACGGGTTTCGGCGAACACATCGCGTTCAAGACCCCGACCTACGCCGAGGACCTGCTGCGCACCCCAATCGCCCGCGCCGCCGACCGGGCGTTCGCGATGGCCGGCCTCACCCGCTCCGACGTGGACGTGGCGTCGATCTACGACTGCTACACCATCACCGTGCTGATGACCCTCGAAGACGCCGGCTTCTGCGACAAGGGCCGGGGGATGTCGTGGATCGCCGGCCGCGACCTCACCTGCCGCGGCGACTTTCCCCTCAACACAGCCGGTGGGCAACTGTCGTTCGGTCAGGCCGGCATGGCCGGCGGCATGCACCACGTCGTCGACGGTGCCCGGCAGATCATGGGCCGGGCCCGCGACGCGCAGGTACGCGACTGCCACACCGCGTTCGTCACCGGCAACGGCGGCATCATGAGCGAGCAGGTCGCGCTGCTGATGCGGGGGGACTAG
- a CDS encoding hotdog family protein has product MTGQVFYEDVEVGQRMPELTVSVDETQLFFFSAATYNGHRIHYDKDWARTVEGYDDVLVHGPLQAALLGRAIGDWIGGRGRLVSFAVQNRAVAHPGQPLTFGGTVTGKRLSDESAGLVDLEIAGRRGETVLTPGTATVELPRRGNRS; this is encoded by the coding sequence ATGACCGGCCAAGTCTTTTACGAGGACGTCGAGGTGGGCCAGCGCATGCCAGAGCTCACCGTGAGCGTCGACGAGACGCAGTTGTTCTTCTTCAGCGCCGCCACCTACAACGGTCACCGCATCCACTACGACAAGGATTGGGCGCGCACGGTCGAAGGTTACGACGACGTCCTGGTCCACGGCCCGTTGCAGGCCGCGCTCCTCGGCCGGGCCATCGGGGACTGGATCGGCGGGCGCGGCCGGCTGGTGTCCTTCGCCGTGCAGAACCGGGCGGTCGCCCACCCCGGCCAGCCGCTGACCTTCGGCGGCACGGTCACCGGCAAACGGCTCTCCGACGAAAGCGCGGGGCTGGTGGACCTCGAGATCGCCGGCCGCCGGGGGGAGACGGTGCTGACGCCCGGAACGGCGACCGTCGAGCTGCCCCGACGCGGAAACCGGTCGTGA
- a CDS encoding acyl-CoA dehydrogenase family protein gives MDFELDAGQRAWLAEVREFLHENVTRELRAELAEHDLEFPGGEVARFRRKIGEKGWFGLNWPREYGGLGLGAVHLHLLMSEFEYWGVPGPDLTVTSVAPMIMRHGTEQNKSQWLPLIARGEMICAVGYSEPDAGTDLANLRTSAVRDGDEWVINGTKIWNSGAQRATHEWLCVRTDPHAVRHRGISVIVIGLDSPGVTIRPLYAWSGYRTNEVHFRDVRVPVTNLVGEVNRGWTYITGALDLERGALTNAGDLRRAVEELRELARRPRRDGTVSYESPSLRRRLAQAEADVAVATLMGYEAASILDTGVIPSVEVSVEKVFTSELRQRIALLALDLLGPDGLLAHRSDQAPLAGTFERLYRAAPLMRFGGGTNEVLRDIVAQRGHKMPSYGR, from the coding sequence ATGGATTTCGAACTCGACGCCGGGCAGCGAGCCTGGCTGGCCGAGGTCCGCGAATTCCTGCACGAGAACGTCACCCGCGAGCTGCGAGCCGAGCTCGCCGAGCACGACCTGGAGTTCCCCGGCGGCGAGGTGGCGCGGTTCCGTCGCAAGATCGGGGAGAAGGGCTGGTTCGGGCTGAACTGGCCGCGCGAGTACGGCGGTCTCGGCCTCGGCGCCGTTCACCTGCATCTGCTGATGAGCGAATTCGAGTACTGGGGCGTCCCCGGGCCCGACCTGACGGTCACCTCCGTCGCACCGATGATCATGCGGCACGGCACCGAGCAGAACAAATCCCAATGGCTGCCGCTGATCGCCAGAGGCGAAATGATTTGCGCCGTAGGGTATTCCGAGCCCGACGCCGGTACCGACCTGGCCAACCTGCGCACCAGCGCGGTCCGCGACGGCGACGAATGGGTGATCAACGGCACCAAGATCTGGAACAGCGGCGCGCAACGCGCCACCCACGAGTGGCTGTGCGTGCGCACCGATCCCCACGCCGTGCGCCATCGCGGCATCTCGGTCATCGTCATCGGACTCGACAGTCCCGGGGTGACGATCCGGCCCCTGTACGCGTGGTCGGGCTATCGCACCAACGAGGTGCACTTCCGCGACGTCCGGGTGCCGGTCACCAACCTGGTCGGCGAAGTCAACCGCGGCTGGACGTACATCACCGGCGCACTGGATCTGGAACGCGGCGCGCTGACCAACGCGGGCGACCTGCGTCGCGCCGTGGAGGAATTGCGCGAGCTCGCGCGGCGGCCGCGCCGTGACGGCACGGTGTCCTACGAGAGCCCGTCGCTGCGGCGCCGGCTCGCGCAGGCCGAGGCCGACGTGGCCGTGGCCACGCTGATGGGCTACGAGGCCGCCTCGATCCTCGACACCGGCGTCATCCCGTCGGTGGAGGTCAGCGTCGAAAAAGTGTTCACCAGCGAGCTGCGCCAGCGCATCGCCCTGCTCGCGCTCGACCTGCTCGGGCCGGACGGCCTGCTGGCGCACCGCAGCGATCAGGCGCCGCTGGCCGGCACCTTCGAGCGGCTCTACCGGGCCGCGCCCCTGATGCGTTTCGGCGGCGGGACCAACGAGGTGCTCCGCGACATCGTCGCCCAGCGTGGGCACAAGATGCCCAGCTATGGGCGCTGA
- a CDS encoding MaoC family dehydratase, with translation MSENSLIDAESASRVGTVAATATGEVNRRDWQRWAAAIGDHNPLWFDPEYARANGFRDIICPPLFLQYAVLGVTHLEALRPDGSSGAISGSLAFPRAPKRMAGGESFAFHLPAYHRDEVEMVRSIASIVEKQGRSGRFVLVTWHTVYRNQHQDLLAEASTSMIARP, from the coding sequence GTGAGCGAAAACAGCCTGATCGACGCGGAGTCGGCGTCGCGCGTCGGCACGGTCGCCGCCACGGCGACGGGCGAGGTGAACCGGCGCGACTGGCAACGGTGGGCAGCGGCGATCGGCGACCATAATCCGTTGTGGTTCGATCCGGAGTACGCCAGGGCCAACGGCTTTCGCGACATCATCTGCCCGCCCCTTTTCCTGCAGTACGCCGTGCTAGGTGTCACGCACCTCGAGGCCCTGCGGCCCGACGGCTCCTCTGGCGCGATCTCGGGCAGCCTCGCGTTTCCGCGCGCCCCCAAGCGGATGGCCGGTGGGGAGAGCTTCGCCTTCCACCTACCCGCGTACCACCGCGACGAGGTGGAGATGGTGCGCAGCATCGCTTCCATCGTTGAAAAGCAGGGCCGCTCCGGCAGATTCGTTCTGGTCACCTGGCACACCGTGTACCGCAATCAGCACCAAGACCTGCTCGCCGAAGCGTCGACGTCGATGATCGCCCGCCCCTAG